The genome window ATGATGGACCGGGTGATTGCGGCTTATGGACAGGAGGAGGGCCTGCAATACACCCTTTTCCGCCCCTTCAACTGGATCGGACCTCGACTGGACACCTTCAAGGACGCCGAGGAGAGGAAGGCCCGTTCGATCACCCAGATCCTCTACGATGTGATCCATGGAAGGGGAGTTTCCCTTGTGGGAGGCGGCCGCCAGAGGAGAAGTTTCACCTGGATAGGCGACGGCGTCGAGGCCCTCGAAGCCATCATCAGGAATGAAAAGGGCCGTGCCGACGGCGAGATCTTCAACATCGGCAACCCTCAAAACAATGCGTCCATCAAGGAACTGGCCCTCCTGATCATCAAGTTGCTGGAACCGCACCCGAAATACGGCCCGCTGGCGCAAAGGGCGAACCTGACAGAGATAGACTCCAGGGACTACTACGGCAAGGGGTACGAGGACGTGCTCGACAGGGTGCCATCGGTGGCCAAGGCCAACCGGCTCCTCGGCTGGGAGCCCAGGACCACCCTGGAAGAAGCCGTGAGGAAGACCATCGAATCGACGTTGGACGAGAACGGGCTATGACTGGGGAGAAATTACGCTTCACGGGAGGTGCCGCGATGAATCTGCCATCCCACATCTTCAGGGAGTACGACATCAGGGGCAATGCCGACGAGGAACTGACCAGCGAAACCATCAGGGCCATCGGCCTCGCTTACGGGACGTTCCTCCTCCGGGAGGGAGTGCGGAAGATCACCGTGGGCGGCGATATCCGTCTCTCGACGGAGAGGATAAGAGAGGACGTCATCGAAGGGGTGACCTCCGCCGGCATCGACGTGGTCGATATAGGCATGGTCACTTCGCCGCTGCTCTACTGGAGCCTCTTCCGCCTGGACCTGGAGGGGGCTGTCATGATCACCGGGAGCCATAATCCCAAGGAGTTCAACGGGTTGAAGCTGGCCTTTGGCAAAACCACCCTCTACGGCGACCAGATCCAGAAGATCCGGAGGATGATCGAATCCGACGACCTCGTGGTGGCCCCCCGGAAGGGCTCCGTCGCGACGATGGATCTATCGGAGGAATACCTGGCTATGCTGGTTTCCAAGATCAAACTCGGCGACCGGAAGCTCAAGGTGGTCACCGACTCGGGGAACGCCACGGCGGGACCGCTGGTGAACCGGTTCCTCCGGGAGATCGGGTGCGAGGTGATCCCCCTTTTCGAGGAACCCGACGGGACCTTCCCAAACCATCACCCCGACCCCACCAAGCGGGAGTACGTGCAGGACCTCATCGAGACCGTCAAGCGGGAGAAGGGCGATGTGGGCCTGGGTTTCGACGGCGATGCCGACCGGATAGGAGTCATCGATGACCGGGGAGAGATTGTCTGGGGAGATATACTGATGATCCTCTTCTGGAGGGAGATCCTGCCCCGGTACCCGGGGACGGAGGCCATCGTCGAGGTCAAGAGTTCCCAGGCGCTGGTGGACGAGATAAAGCGCCTCGGGGGGAAGGTG of Thermovirga sp. contains these proteins:
- a CDS encoding NAD-dependent epimerase/dehydratase family protein, whose protein sequence is MMDRVIAAYGQEEGLQYTLFRPFNWIGPRLDTFKDAEERKARSITQILYDVIHGRGVSLVGGGRQRRSFTWIGDGVEALEAIIRNEKGRADGEIFNIGNPQNNASIKELALLIIKLLEPHPKYGPLAQRANLTEIDSRDYYGKGYEDVLDRVPSVAKANRLLGWEPRTTLEEAVRKTIESTLDENGL
- a CDS encoding phosphomannomutase/phosphoglucomutase, which codes for MNLPSHIFREYDIRGNADEELTSETIRAIGLAYGTFLLREGVRKITVGGDIRLSTERIREDVIEGVTSAGIDVVDIGMVTSPLLYWSLFRLDLEGAVMITGSHNPKEFNGLKLAFGKTTLYGDQIQKIRRMIESDDLVVAPRKGSVATMDLSEEYLAMLVSKIKLGDRKLKVVTDSGNATAGPLVNRFLREIGCEVIPLFEEPDGTFPNHHPDPTKREYVQDLIETVKREKGDVGLGFDGDADRIGVIDDRGEIVWGDILMILFWREILPRYPGTEAIVEVKSSQALVDEIKRLGGKVVWWKSGHSLIKAKMKEMDALFSGEVSGHMFFADEFWGFDDAFYAAGRLLRILSNTDRKLSKLLEDVPVYYSTAETRIACPDERKFDVVDHIRDNALKDHEAITVDGVRILYPRGWGLVRASNTQPVIVA